One genomic region from Xylocopa sonorina isolate GNS202 chromosome 8, iyXylSono1_principal, whole genome shotgun sequence encodes:
- the LOC143425946 gene encoding outer mitochondrial transmembrane helix translocase, with translation MNIADGVGYTRSEMFVLMARVTFIAAFGFFSMKWLMNQLDPTNNAKKKARKKAREQLRKLAKTDNLLWSVDMDQLTDYEMMIANHIVDPKDIRVSWENIAGLEHVIQELKETVILPIQRKELFEDSQLTQAPKGILLHGPPGCGKTMIAKATAKETKTCFINLDVSILTDKWYGESQKLTAAVFSLAVKLQPCIIFIDEIDSFLRARNSQDHEATAMMKAQFMSLWDGLITDPSCTVIIMGATNRPQDLDRAILRRMPATFHIGLPNEQQRMEVLKLILDHEPIAENVDIGKLAKMTEGFSGSDLQELCRNASIYRVRDYLRTHTQDTITSTDDEEYHDTVRPITMEDLLTSYKKIKTSKIHTGTLGALKSDVD, from the exons ATGAATATCGCGGATGGGGTTGGTTATACGCGATCGGAGATGTTCGTACTTATGGCAAGAGTTACGTTTATTGCGGCTTTCGGATTTTTCAGTATGAAATGGCTTATGAATCAGCTTGACCCTACAAACAATGCAAAGAAGAAGGCAAGAAAAAAG GCACGGGAACAGTTACGAAAGTTGGCTAAAACTGATAACCTCTTGTGGTCAGTAGACATGGATCAATTGACAGATTATGAAATGATGATAGCTAATCACATAGTTGATCCTAAAGATATACGAGTTTCATGGGAGAATATTGCAGGTCTTGAACATGTCATACAAGAACTGAAGGAAACTGTTATATTGCCTATACAGAGGAAAGAATTATTTGAAGACTCTCAGCTAACGCAAGCACCGAAA GGAATATTGTTACATGGACCACCGGGTTGTGGTAAAACTATGATTGCCAAAGCAACTGCCAAAGAGACTAAAACATGTTTTATTAACTTGGATGTAAGCATCCTAACTGATAAATGGTATGGCGAAAGTCAGAAGTTAACCGCAGCTGTCTTTTCATTGGCTGTGAAACTGCAACCGTGCATCATTTTTATTGATGAAATAG ATTCATTTTTAAGAGCACGCAATTCACAGGATCACGAAGCAACTGCAATGATGAAGGCGCAGTTTATGTCTCTTTGGGATGGACTAATCACAGATCCTTCGTGCACGGTTATAATAATGGGTGCTACTAATAGGCCACAGGACTTGGATAGAGCTATTCTTAGGCGTATGCCAGCTACTTTCCACATTGGTTTACCA AATGAACAACAACGAATGGAGGTCTTAAAACTGATATTAGATCACGAGCCAATAGCTGAAAATGTAGATATAGGAAAATTGGCAAAAATGACAGAAGGTTTCTCAGGATCAGATTTGCAGGAACTTTGCAGAAATGCATCTATTTACCGTGTCCGAGATTATCTACGGACTCATACACA AGATACGATTACCAGCACCGATGACGAAGAGTATCACGATACTGTGCGACCTATAACAATGGAAGACTTACTTACATCGTACAAAAAGATAAAAACATCTAAAATACATACGGGTACTCTCGGTGCTCTGAAATCGGATGTAGATTAA
- the LOC143426444 gene encoding uncharacterized protein LOC143426444, with translation MVSGWCPCVPIGRRESPVEQQSASSSRSFGNDGVPFTVSAATDRAEMVQMFYYENRGKCCKKLLRYNGYPNKVLLFPEEGWARSASSSYWTLTPFWWSRSRCKVVEVAGTRRYSTQAKMVDTGTGTLYIIGSFKRMTTDPDFKLYLTSNVSSSDFNMGYSMTGTLERGCKKTNSFQMTHFAVIRRRDYEKAYEDSSNPT, from the exons ATGGTCTCGGGGTGGTGTCCGTGCGTGCCGATCGGCCGCCGGGAATCACCGGTTGAACAGCAGTCGGCCTCCTCGTCGAGGAGTTTCGGTAACGACGGTGTACCGTTCACCGTCAGCGCGGCGACCGATCGCGCAGAAATGGTACAGATGTTCTACTACGAAAATCGCGGCAAATGCTGCAAGAAGCTTCTCCGGTACAACGGATATCCAAACAAG GTGCTTCTGTTTCCCGAGGAAGGCTGGGCGAGAAGCGCGAGCAGTTCCTACTGGACTTTGACGCCGTTCTGGTGGAGTCGAAGTCGATGCAAGGTGGTCGAAGTTGCTGGAACCAGAAG gtatagcACTCAGGCGAAAATGGTGGACACGGGAACGGGCACACTTTATATCATCGGCTCTTTCAAGAGGATGACCACCGATCCGGACTTTAAG TTGTACCTGACGTCGAACGTGTCGTCGAGCGACTTCAACATGGGTTACAGTATGACGGGTACACTGGAGCGTGGCTGCAAGAAGACCAACTCCTTTCAGATGACTCACTTCGCGGTGATTCGCCGGCGAGACTACGAGAAGGCCTACGAGGACTCGTCGAATCCCACCTAG